Proteins encoded in a region of the Nocardia asteroides genome:
- a CDS encoding nitroreductase family deazaflavin-dependent oxidoreductase: MPLTGEYEPSTSDWAREQAEKYENSGGAEGATLLGKPIILLTTKGAKTGKLRKTPLMRVEHDGEYAVVASLGGAPKHPVWYYNIKAEPHVELRDGAVSKDYTAREVFGEEKAQWWERAVQVWPDYAEYQTKTDRQIPVFVLTPR; this comes from the coding sequence ATGCCACTGACAGGTGAATACGAACCGAGCACATCGGACTGGGCCCGTGAGCAAGCCGAGAAGTACGAGAACTCCGGCGGCGCCGAGGGCGCGACGTTACTGGGCAAGCCCATCATCCTGCTCACCACCAAGGGCGCGAAGACCGGCAAGCTGCGCAAGACGCCGCTGATGCGGGTGGAGCACGACGGCGAGTACGCGGTGGTCGCTTCGCTGGGCGGCGCGCCCAAGCACCCGGTCTGGTACTACAACATCAAGGCCGAACCGCACGTCGAACTGCGCGACGGCGCGGTCAGCAAGGACTACACCGCGCGCGAGGTCTTCGGCGAGGAGAAAGCTCAGTGGTGGGAGCGAGCGGTCCAGGTATGGCCGGACTACGCGGAGTACCAGACGAAAACCGACCGTCAGATCCCCGTCTTCGTCCTCACGCCCAGGTAG
- the ilvA gene encoding threonine ammonia-lyase IlvA, whose amino-acid sequence MSNPLDVLDALSASRPALTADEIDAAAKRIADVIDPTPLQRSERLSTLTGAEVYLKREDLSPVRSYKLRGAYNLVVQLTEDERAAGVVAASAGNHAQGVAFACQAMGIKGRIYVPTTTPKQKRDRIRVHGGEFVELIAVGETYDAAAAAAAADVQRSGATMVPPFDDARTAAGQGTIAAEILEQLGATPDLVIVPVGGGGCLAGIGTYLRARSPRTAILGVEPAGAASMTAALVASGPVTLPEIDPFVDGAAVRRVGAVPYAAVSGFGGRVVSHASLPLLTISESPRGAGAFQMMQVDEGAICTTMLDLYQNEGIIAEPAGALTTTALAEITVEPGSTVVCLVSGGNNDVSRYGEIIERSLVHRGLKHYFLVDFPQEPGALRRFLNEVLGPDDDITLFEYVKRNNRETGAALVGIELGAPDGLGPLLGRMRHSPIQCERLEPDSPAYRYLT is encoded by the coding sequence GTGTCCAATCCGCTTGATGTCCTCGACGCACTGTCCGCTTCTCGCCCTGCGCTCACCGCGGACGAGATCGATGCTGCCGCCAAGCGAATTGCCGACGTCATCGACCCGACCCCGCTTCAGCGCAGCGAGCGGCTGTCCACGCTGACCGGGGCGGAGGTCTATCTCAAGCGCGAGGATCTCAGCCCGGTCCGCTCCTACAAGCTGCGCGGCGCCTACAACCTGGTGGTGCAGCTGACCGAGGACGAACGCGCCGCCGGCGTGGTGGCGGCCAGCGCGGGCAACCACGCGCAGGGCGTCGCGTTCGCGTGTCAGGCGATGGGGATCAAGGGACGTATCTACGTGCCGACCACGACGCCGAAGCAGAAGCGTGATCGCATCCGGGTGCACGGTGGCGAGTTCGTGGAATTGATCGCGGTCGGCGAGACCTACGACGCCGCCGCCGCGGCGGCCGCCGCCGACGTGCAGCGCAGCGGCGCGACGATGGTGCCGCCGTTCGACGACGCGCGCACCGCGGCGGGTCAGGGCACCATCGCCGCGGAGATCCTGGAACAGCTCGGCGCCACTCCCGACCTGGTGATCGTGCCGGTGGGCGGCGGCGGCTGCCTGGCCGGTATCGGCACCTACCTGCGCGCGCGGTCTCCGCGCACCGCCATCCTGGGTGTGGAGCCTGCGGGCGCGGCCTCGATGACCGCGGCCCTCGTGGCGAGCGGTCCGGTCACGCTGCCGGAGATCGACCCGTTCGTTGACGGCGCCGCGGTGCGCCGGGTCGGCGCCGTGCCGTATGCCGCGGTGTCCGGATTCGGCGGGCGAGTGGTCTCGCACGCATCACTGCCGTTGCTGACCATCAGCGAGTCGCCCAGGGGCGCGGGCGCGTTCCAGATGATGCAGGTCGACGAAGGCGCGATCTGCACCACCATGCTCGACCTGTACCAGAACGAGGGCATCATCGCCGAGCCCGCGGGCGCGCTCACCACGACGGCGCTCGCGGAGATCACCGTGGAGCCGGGCTCCACCGTGGTGTGCCTGGTGTCCGGCGGCAACAACGACGTGTCCCGCTACGGCGAGATCATCGAGCGCTCGCTCGTCCACCGCGGTCTCAAGCACTACTTCCTGGTGGACTTCCCGCAGGAACCCGGCGCGCTGCGCCGTTTCCTCAACGAGGTGCTCGGTCCCGACGACGACATCACGCTGTTCGAGTACGTCAAGCGCAACAACCGGGAGACGGGAGCCGCGCTGGTCGGCATCGAACTCGGCGCGCCGGACGGGCTGGGGCCGTTGCTGGGACGGATGCGCCATTCGCCGATCCAGTGCGAGCGCCTCGAACCCGATTCGCCTGCCTACCGTTACCTGACCTGA
- the treZ gene encoding malto-oligosyltrehalose trehalohydrolase, with product MSVFEVWAPRPEAVRLDLEGVVHSMTRSPDGWWRTDVPAAKGARYGFLLDDDPTVLPDPRSPRQPDGVHARSALHTLDPAAWTDAGWTGRPQAGAVYYELHIGTFTPGGTFDAAIERLDHLVALGVTVVEVMPVNAFDGTHNWGYDGVLWYAVQESYGGPDGLQRFVNACHIRGLAVCLDVVYNHLGPSGNYLPRFAPYLTEGRNTWGPSLNLDGPQSDHVRRYILDNALRWLREFHVDALRLDAVHALVDRTATHLLAELAVETERLATHVRRPLTLIAESDLNDPKLITPRAAGGYGLTAQWNDDLHHAVHTAVSGERQGYYADFGSLRCLARTLKHGFFHAATYSSFRGRTHGRAIDRGLIPGSALLAYTCDHDQIGNRALGDRPSAYLTDGQLAVKAALVLCGPFTPMLFMGEEWGAHTPFQFFTSHTDPEVAAATASGRKKEFAAHGWSEGEVPDPQDVKTFLRSKLDWTEPDEPEHARLLSCYRALLALRRDRAELSDPWMTHVSVDYDEAARWIVVHRGTLALVCNLGEDPVAVPIAGIPLLSWESPTIGPSATTVPGHSFALLETALPGRR from the coding sequence GTGAGTGTGTTCGAGGTGTGGGCACCGCGGCCCGAGGCGGTGCGACTGGATCTGGAGGGTGTCGTCCACTCGATGACGCGGTCGCCGGACGGGTGGTGGCGCACCGACGTACCGGCCGCGAAGGGGGCCAGATACGGGTTCCTGCTCGACGACGACCCGACAGTGCTGCCCGATCCCCGCTCGCCGCGCCAGCCCGACGGGGTGCACGCCCGCTCGGCGCTGCACACCCTCGATCCGGCGGCGTGGACCGACGCGGGGTGGACCGGCCGTCCGCAGGCCGGGGCGGTCTACTACGAACTGCACATCGGAACCTTCACCCCGGGGGGCACCTTCGACGCCGCGATCGAGCGGCTCGACCATCTCGTCGCGCTGGGCGTCACCGTGGTCGAGGTCATGCCGGTGAACGCCTTCGACGGCACGCACAACTGGGGCTACGACGGCGTGCTCTGGTACGCGGTGCAGGAAAGCTACGGCGGGCCCGACGGCCTGCAACGGTTCGTGAACGCCTGCCATATCCGTGGTCTGGCGGTGTGCCTGGACGTCGTCTACAACCATCTCGGCCCGTCCGGCAACTACCTGCCACGTTTCGCGCCGTACCTGACCGAGGGTCGCAACACCTGGGGGCCGAGCCTCAACCTCGACGGTCCGCAGTCCGATCACGTGCGCAGGTACATCCTCGACAACGCCTTGCGATGGCTGCGCGAGTTCCACGTCGACGCGCTGCGCCTGGACGCGGTGCACGCCCTCGTCGACCGCACGGCCACGCACCTGCTGGCCGAACTCGCCGTCGAGACCGAGCGTCTCGCCACCCACGTGCGCAGGCCGCTGACGCTGATCGCGGAAAGCGATCTCAACGATCCGAAGCTGATCACCCCGCGCGCGGCCGGTGGGTACGGCCTGACCGCCCAGTGGAACGACGACCTGCACCACGCCGTGCACACCGCCGTCTCCGGCGAGCGGCAGGGCTATTACGCCGATTTCGGTTCGCTGCGCTGCCTGGCGCGGACGTTGAAGCACGGGTTCTTCCACGCCGCAACGTATTCCAGCTTCCGTGGCCGCACGCACGGCCGAGCGATCGATCGCGGTCTCATCCCCGGTAGCGCGCTGCTGGCCTACACCTGTGACCACGACCAGATCGGCAACCGCGCGCTCGGCGACCGGCCCAGCGCCTACCTGACCGACGGCCAGCTGGCGGTCAAAGCAGCCCTCGTGCTGTGCGGGCCGTTCACGCCGATGCTGTTCATGGGGGAGGAGTGGGGCGCGCACACGCCGTTCCAGTTCTTCACCTCGCACACCGACCCGGAGGTCGCCGCCGCCACCGCATCCGGGCGCAAGAAGGAGTTCGCTGCCCACGGCTGGTCCGAGGGCGAGGTGCCCGACCCGCAGGACGTGAAGACGTTCCTGCGCTCCAAGCTCGACTGGACCGAACCGGACGAGCCGGAACACGCGCGGCTGCTGTCGTGCTATCGCGCCCTGCTGGCACTGCGCCGCGACCGGGCGGAGCTCAGCGACCCATGGATGACCCACGTTTCGGTGGACTACGACGAGGCGGCGCGGTGGATCGTCGTGCACCGGGGCACGCTGGCACTGGTGTGCAACCTCGGCGAGGACCCGGTGGCCGTCCCGATCGCGGGCATCCCGCTGCTGTCCTGGGAATCCCCGACGATCGGCCCTTCCGCCACAACCGTTCCCGGCCACTCGTTCGCCCTGCTGGAGACGGCGCTGCCCGGCAGGCGCTGA
- a CDS encoding beta-lactamase family protein → MSNVASGDLAVLPPGMGGSAAAEFAPFVRAFARAFGTRRGAGAAFTLHRHGEPLVDIWVGSGGDVPWTRDTGTIIFSATKGIAATVVHRLADRGLLDYSAPVAEYWPEFGANGKRKITVRQLLTHRAGLSALAPIATGGLADVLDHELMEQRLAAAKPDRSLGVPTYHALTFGWLIGGLARSITGTSLAELIRTEVAEPLGIDGLHLGRPPAGAALTYAPLAGTQLSMLGRPLGAAVLGRSHKIPGALGAATRCLFLPGLEAILEGVSPPILDTELGAGNGVATAPALATMYGALAGDGTVADRRYLGRHTMKALRRVETYQPDRALFYLPMMWRLGYHSLPMPGAHAGFGHIGLGGSFGWAEPRLGLSVGFVHNRLSAAQLSYDQSAAFWLLPLMLNCLRASRRRIPSTQTRKAA, encoded by the coding sequence ATGAGCAACGTCGCTTCCGGGGACCTCGCGGTTCTCCCCCCGGGAATGGGTGGCAGCGCAGCCGCCGAATTCGCACCGTTCGTGCGCGCTTTCGCACGGGCGTTCGGTACTCGTAGGGGTGCGGGGGCGGCGTTCACGCTGCACAGGCACGGAGAGCCGCTGGTGGACATCTGGGTCGGCTCCGGTGGTGACGTTCCGTGGACCAGGGACACCGGCACGATCATCTTCTCGGCCACCAAGGGAATCGCCGCCACCGTCGTGCACCGCCTCGCAGACCGCGGGTTGCTCGACTATTCCGCTCCGGTCGCGGAGTACTGGCCGGAATTCGGCGCCAACGGCAAGCGCAAGATCACCGTTCGCCAGCTGCTGACCCATCGGGCGGGGCTGTCCGCCCTGGCTCCGATCGCGACCGGCGGCCTGGCCGACGTGCTGGACCACGAGCTCATGGAGCAGCGCCTGGCCGCGGCGAAGCCCGACCGTTCGCTCGGCGTGCCCACCTACCACGCGCTTACCTTCGGCTGGCTGATCGGTGGCCTGGCCCGCTCGATCACCGGTACCAGTCTGGCGGAACTGATCCGCACCGAGGTCGCCGAGCCGCTGGGCATCGACGGCCTGCATCTGGGCAGGCCGCCCGCCGGTGCGGCGCTCACCTACGCGCCGCTGGCCGGCACCCAGCTGAGCATGCTCGGAAGGCCGCTCGGCGCGGCGGTTCTGGGCCGTAGCCACAAGATTCCCGGCGCGCTCGGCGCCGCCACCCGCTGCCTGTTCCTGCCCGGTCTGGAAGCCATTCTCGAGGGCGTCAGCCCGCCGATCCTGGACACCGAACTCGGTGCGGGCAACGGTGTGGCCACCGCGCCCGCGCTGGCCACGATGTACGGCGCGCTCGCGGGCGACGGCACCGTGGCCGACCGCAGGTATCTCGGCCGCCACACCATGAAGGCCCTGCGCCGTGTCGAGACCTATCAGCCCGACCGCGCGCTGTTCTACCTGCCGATGATGTGGCGACTGGGCTACCACTCGCTGCCGATGCCGGGCGCGCACGCCGGGTTCGGGCACATCGGGCTCGGCGGCTCCTTCGGCTGGGCCGAACCCCGCTTGGGCCTGTCGGTCGGCTTCGTGCACAACCGGCTCTCCGCCGCGCAGCTCAGCTACGACCAGTCGGCGGCGTTCTGGCTGTTGCCGCTCATGCTGAACTGCCTGCGCGCGTCCCGCCGCCGGATACCTTCGACCCAGACGCGCAAGGCCGCCTGA